A portion of the Sphingobacterium spiritivorum genome contains these proteins:
- a CDS encoding MFS transporter: MIAVEKNNKKTIRAWSMYDWANSAYNLVITSTIFPVYYTTITNTKEHGDTVTFFGIEVVNTALSNFALAFAYLFMAVSLPFITSFADATGRKKMLMKLFTYIGGAACMGLYFFKLETLEMSIIFFALAAMGYIGGVAFNNSYLPLIATVDQQDRVSAQGFAYGYVGCVLLQIICFVFVLKPEWFGITDLSFPARLSFFLVGLWWVGFAQIPFRVLPSNSAMSGTKGLPMIRTVKEEFLKVWHRISQIEGIKRFLPAYFFYAIGVQTIMIVAAAFGEKVLHLGAPKLIGTILLIQLVAIAGAYLMSALASRIGNISVLIMVVVIWVAICIGAYFLTNEIQFYIMAVLVGLVMGGIQSLSRSTYSKLLPQNIEDTTAFFSFYDVTEKLAIVVGLFSFGLIEQLTHNIRYSALFLSLFFVIGLLLLFRVLKFNKV; the protein is encoded by the coding sequence ATGATAGCTGTTGAAAAGAACAACAAGAAAACAATACGTGCCTGGTCTATGTATGACTGGGCGAATTCAGCTTACAACCTGGTTATTACCTCTACAATATTCCCGGTCTATTACACCACGATCACCAATACAAAGGAACATGGAGATACAGTAACTTTCTTTGGAATCGAAGTGGTGAACACAGCATTGTCCAATTTTGCATTGGCCTTTGCCTATCTTTTCATGGCTGTATCCTTACCTTTTATTACTTCTTTTGCAGACGCTACAGGTCGCAAGAAGATGCTGATGAAGCTTTTCACGTACATAGGCGGAGCAGCTTGTATGGGACTTTACTTCTTTAAGCTGGAAACGCTGGAAATGAGCATTATATTCTTTGCTCTGGCCGCAATGGGTTATATCGGTGGTGTCGCATTTAATAACTCTTATCTTCCGCTGATTGCGACTGTAGATCAGCAGGACAGAGTCAGTGCACAAGGATTTGCCTACGGCTATGTAGGTTGTGTATTGTTGCAGATTATCTGTTTTGTTTTTGTCTTGAAGCCGGAATGGTTTGGGATTACGGATCTTTCATTTCCAGCGCGATTATCCTTTTTCCTTGTAGGTCTTTGGTGGGTAGGTTTTGCCCAAATCCCGTTCAGGGTATTACCTTCTAATTCGGCTATGTCAGGTACCAAAGGGCTTCCTATGATACGGACAGTTAAAGAAGAATTTTTGAAAGTGTGGCATCGTATTTCACAGATAGAAGGTATCAAACGGTTTTTGCCGGCTTACTTTTTTTATGCAATAGGTGTACAGACCATTATGATTGTGGCTGCAGCCTTTGGTGAAAAAGTACTTCATCTGGGGGCGCCTAAGTTGATTGGTACCATACTCTTAATTCAGTTAGTCGCCATTGCAGGAGCTTATCTGATGTCCGCATTGGCAAGCCGGATCGGCAATATATCAGTGCTTATTATGGTTGTCGTTATCTGGGTAGCTATTTGTATCGGAGCGTATTTTCTGACCAATGAGATCCAATTCTATATTATGGCGGTACTTGTCGGATTGGTGATGGGAGGTATACAATCGCTTTCCCGGTCTACTTATTCTAAATTGCTGCCTCAGAACATTGAAGATACGACCGCTTTTTTCAGCTTTTATGATGTCACCGAAAAACTGGCTATTGTTGTCGGCTTATTCTCTTTTGGTCTTATAGAGCAACTGACACATAATATCAGATATTCGGCATTATTTTTATCTTTATTTTTTGTAATTGGATTGTTACTGCTCTTCCGGGTATTAAAATTCAATAAAGTCTAA
- a CDS encoding D-alanyl-D-alanine carboxypeptidase/D-alanyl-D-alanine-endopeptidase, translating to MKLYLFSFFVSVLVYIMPAKGQISSDLQQKFNQAEGLKKHFYGFSLYDADSSRFLFGINEEKHFMPASNTKIFTLLAAIHTLPDSIPGLQYIEKGDSLIFWGTGDPTFLHNRLDSHKVYNFLKNSGKHLYYVPTASKEPFYRNGWSVEDYDEYYQPEISTFPVYGNVVTFRARERGSLRATPDYFQKDVQVKDDERSRGKFKLTRAFDKNIFYMSDIDVKRGYVNEKPFKYSDSLFLKLLVDTLKKEVKMIAYEKPSDVKTVYSNSRNKMLREMMLPSDNFMAEQFQMMSSLVRYGEFDTNRLREWMQQEYYKYFTDKVDLKDGSGLSVYNLVTPRSIAELLVVLQKDIPDPAVLHKLFPTGGVDGTIRSAYKLDRGEPFVWAKTGTLNSVHCQSGYLITRSGRKLIFSFLNNNFVTSASTVRREMVNIVTYIRQNY from the coding sequence ATGAAATTATATCTCTTTAGCTTCTTTGTTTCAGTACTGGTCTATATAATGCCTGCTAAAGGGCAGATATCCAGTGATCTTCAACAGAAGTTTAATCAGGCAGAAGGGCTTAAAAAACACTTTTACGGTTTTTCACTTTATGATGCAGACAGTTCAAGATTTTTATTCGGAATTAATGAGGAAAAACATTTTATGCCTGCTTCCAATACGAAGATATTTACACTTTTGGCAGCAATCCATACATTACCGGATTCCATTCCGGGACTTCAATATATAGAGAAAGGGGATTCACTGATCTTTTGGGGTACGGGCGATCCTACTTTTTTGCATAACAGATTGGATAGTCACAAGGTGTATAATTTTTTAAAAAACAGTGGTAAGCATCTTTATTATGTGCCCACAGCATCTAAAGAACCCTTCTATAGAAACGGCTGGTCAGTAGAAGACTATGATGAATATTATCAGCCAGAGATCAGCACATTTCCTGTTTACGGCAATGTCGTCACCTTCAGAGCCAGAGAAAGAGGGTCGTTGAGAGCTACACCGGATTATTTTCAGAAAGATGTGCAGGTAAAAGATGATGAACGGAGCAGAGGTAAATTTAAACTAACCCGTGCCTTTGATAAAAATATCTTTTATATGTCCGATATCGACGTGAAAAGAGGGTATGTTAATGAAAAGCCTTTTAAATATTCGGATAGTCTGTTTTTGAAATTGCTGGTGGACACCCTAAAGAAGGAAGTAAAAATGATTGCTTATGAAAAGCCCTCAGACGTAAAGACAGTATATTCCAACAGTAGAAATAAGATGTTGCGTGAAATGATGTTGCCTAGTGATAATTTCATGGCAGAACAGTTTCAGATGATGAGCTCGCTTGTCAGATACGGCGAATTTGATACTAACAGATTGCGGGAGTGGATGCAGCAGGAATACTATAAATACTTTACGGATAAAGTAGATCTGAAGGATGGAAGTGGTCTCTCTGTGTATAATCTGGTCACCCCGAGAAGTATAGCGGAGTTACTGGTTGTATTGCAAAAAGATATTCCGGATCCGGCGGTATTGCACAAACTCTTTCCGACAGGTGGGGTAGATGGTACGATCCGATCAGCTTATAAACTGGATAGAGGAGAACCTTTTGTGTGGGCAAAGACAGGCACGCTTAATTCGGTGCATTGTCAGAGTGGATATCTGATCACACGGTCAGGACGTAAACTTATATTTTCATTCCTGAATAATAATTTTGTGACTTCTGCGAGTACAGTACGTAGAGAGATGGTCAATATTGTGACGTACATACGTCAGAATTATTAA
- a CDS encoding peptide MFS transporter: MTEERDGVLVSHLAKQGVDDKMVMGHPAGLFVLFFTEMWERFSYYGMRALLTVFLVSEIAKGGWGWSNEEAMKLYGLYTGLVYLTPLLGGIIADKLTGYKKAILIGALIMTLGHASMALEGFSGNFFYLGLILMILGNGMFKPNISSMVGKLYPDSSSKKDAAYTIFYMGINAGAFLGMLLCGYIGEKVGWHYGFGLAGVFMFFGMLQFYFGQRIFGIIGESPKVLKADHDKRVAANEEQDEVIPANVVRDRLFVVAALMIASIVFFFAFEQAGGSMTIFAKDYTQRVLDGGMASAFKWVDAALTIFPMLIVTLVLGSLAAKIYKKYPLTIIFTAVSFAVIWVLGVWKVHREFTSFGTEVTVSWFQILNSFFIVTLASSFSKLWEKVWNPSGPVKFALGLILVGIGFAALSYGSMSIPSGAKTASVSMIWLVLAYFFHTTGELCLSPVGLSYVSKLSPKKFLGLLFGFWFCASAIANFLGGFMGAYIDKITETHSMSYFFMIFTLIPFATALILILLNPVLKRMMHGIH; the protein is encoded by the coding sequence ATGACAGAAGAAAGAGATGGAGTATTGGTCTCGCACCTGGCAAAACAGGGAGTTGATGACAAAATGGTAATGGGACACCCGGCAGGACTATTTGTCCTCTTCTTTACAGAAATGTGGGAACGTTTCAGTTATTACGGGATGCGGGCATTATTGACCGTGTTTTTAGTGAGTGAGATTGCCAAAGGTGGATGGGGCTGGAGCAATGAAGAAGCCATGAAGCTGTATGGTCTTTACACGGGACTGGTCTATCTGACACCTTTACTCGGAGGGATTATTGCTGATAAGCTGACAGGTTATAAAAAAGCAATTCTGATAGGTGCTCTGATCATGACGCTGGGACATGCCTCTATGGCTCTCGAAGGATTTTCAGGTAATTTCTTCTATTTAGGGCTAATTCTGATGATTCTCGGTAATGGTATGTTTAAACCGAACATTTCTTCCATGGTGGGTAAGTTATACCCGGATTCCAGTTCTAAAAAAGATGCTGCATATACTATTTTTTATATGGGGATCAATGCAGGTGCATTTTTAGGTATGTTGCTTTGTGGATATATTGGGGAGAAAGTGGGATGGCACTATGGCTTTGGATTAGCGGGTGTATTTATGTTTTTCGGTATGCTTCAGTTTTATTTCGGACAGCGAATCTTTGGTATTATCGGAGAGAGCCCGAAAGTATTAAAAGCTGACCATGATAAAAGAGTGGCTGCAAATGAAGAACAGGATGAAGTTATCCCTGCAAATGTAGTTCGTGACCGTCTGTTTGTGGTCGCTGCACTAATGATTGCCAGTATTGTATTCTTTTTTGCATTTGAGCAGGCTGGTGGTTCTATGACTATCTTTGCTAAAGACTATACACAGCGTGTACTGGATGGAGGTATGGCTTCTGCATTTAAATGGGTAGATGCGGCATTGACGATATTTCCAATGCTGATCGTTACGTTGGTATTAGGAAGCTTAGCAGCCAAAATCTATAAAAAATATCCGTTGACTATTATTTTTACAGCGGTCTCATTTGCTGTGATCTGGGTATTGGGTGTCTGGAAAGTACACCGTGAATTTACCTCTTTCGGTACTGAAGTTACGGTATCCTGGTTTCAGATTCTAAACTCTTTCTTTATCGTTACGTTAGCTTCTTCATTTAGTAAGCTATGGGAAAAAGTGTGGAATCCTTCAGGACCTGTGAAATTTGCGCTGGGGCTGATTTTAGTAGGAATTGGCTTTGCGGCCTTGTCATACGGTAGTATGTCTATTCCTTCCGGAGCAAAGACAGCTTCTGTAAGTATGATCTGGCTGGTATTGGCCTATTTCTTCCATACAACAGGAGAGCTGTGTCTGTCGCCTGTGGGATTGTCGTATGTGAGTAAGCTTTCTCCTAAGAAATTTTTAGGTTTATTATTCGGATTCTGGTTTTGTGCTTCAGCTATTGCCAATTTTCTTGGCGGATTTATGGGAGCCTATATCGATAAGATCACAGAGACACATTCGATGTCTTATTTCTTTATGATTTTCACCCTTATTCCTTTTGCTACAGCCTTGATATTGATCCTGCTAAATCCGGTATTAAAGCGGATGATGCACGGAATTCATTAA
- a CDS encoding TIM barrel protein: MNSRRDFLKNLGLATAGVALAPNLDLFAAKKPWFEISLAEWSLHKTLFKGDLKNIDFPEFAVKKFGIHAVEYVNQFFKDKAKDMTYLKDLNQRAKDNGVRNVLIMIDGEGYLGDEDTAKRKEAVENHYKWVDAAAFLGCHAIRVNAAGKGTPEEVKGRVVESLSTLADYGKKSNISVIVENHGGISSHGDWLSGVLKAVGKKNCGSLPDLGNFYEYDRYQGVTDLMPYAHGVSAKSHDFDADGNETQIDYARMMKIVKDAKFKGFVGIEYEGDKHSEIDGVLLTKKLLQKFQ, from the coding sequence ATGAATTCTAGAAGAGATTTTCTGAAAAATTTAGGACTTGCTACTGCAGGTGTCGCTTTAGCACCAAACTTGGATTTGTTTGCTGCCAAAAAGCCTTGGTTTGAAATTTCCTTAGCGGAATGGTCATTACATAAGACTCTTTTTAAAGGAGATCTTAAAAACATAGATTTCCCTGAATTTGCGGTTAAAAAATTTGGAATACATGCAGTAGAATATGTAAACCAGTTCTTTAAAGATAAAGCAAAAGATATGACATATCTGAAAGATCTGAATCAGCGTGCTAAAGATAATGGTGTGCGTAACGTTCTGATCATGATCGACGGTGAAGGATATCTGGGAGATGAAGATACTGCAAAACGTAAAGAAGCTGTAGAAAATCATTACAAATGGGTGGATGCTGCTGCATTCCTGGGTTGTCATGCTATTCGTGTAAATGCTGCCGGTAAAGGTACTCCGGAGGAAGTCAAAGGAAGAGTAGTAGAGAGTCTGAGTACACTTGCTGATTATGGAAAAAAATCTAATATCAGTGTGATTGTAGAAAATCACGGTGGTATCTCTTCTCATGGAGACTGGTTGTCAGGAGTCCTGAAAGCAGTAGGAAAGAAAAATTGTGGAAGTCTCCCTGATCTGGGTAATTTTTATGAGTATGACCGTTACCAGGGAGTGACTGATCTGATGCCATATGCACATGGTGTTAGTGCCAAATCTCATGATTTTGATGCCGACGGAAATGAAACACAGATTGATTACGCTCGGATGATGAAAATTGTGAAAGATGCAAAATTTAAAGGTTTCGTAGGTATCGAATACGAAGGAGATAAACACAGTGAGATTGACGGTGTATTATTAACTAAAAAATTATTGCAAAAATTCCAATAG
- a CDS encoding (Fe-S)-binding protein — translation MRVELFVPCFVDQMYPETAFNTIKLLERVGCEVSYNPEQTCCGQPAYNAGFWDEAKEIGHKFLNDFSEEHYIVAPSASCVGMVKNGYDDLFTNSVEHNRCRNVQRNVFEISEFLIHIAKRDYFGAELVGTAVYHDSCAALRECKIKEEPRQLLSKVGGLELIPMKDQETCCGFGGTFAVKFEGISSAMAEQKVQHALDVEADYIISTDASCLLHLQAYIDKHQLPVRTIHLVDVLTSGWANI, via the coding sequence ATGAGAGTAGAGCTGTTTGTGCCGTGTTTTGTAGATCAGATGTACCCTGAAACAGCTTTCAATACGATAAAATTATTAGAGCGGGTAGGATGTGAAGTCAGTTATAATCCCGAACAGACCTGTTGCGGGCAACCAGCATACAATGCGGGTTTTTGGGATGAAGCTAAAGAAATCGGCCATAAATTTTTAAATGATTTTAGTGAGGAGCATTATATCGTTGCGCCTTCCGCCTCTTGTGTAGGTATGGTCAAAAACGGCTACGATGACTTATTTACAAATTCTGTAGAGCATAACCGTTGCAGGAATGTACAACGTAACGTATTTGAGATAAGCGAATTTCTGATTCACATTGCAAAGCGGGATTATTTTGGTGCCGAATTAGTCGGGACAGCAGTCTATCATGATTCCTGTGCGGCTTTACGGGAATGTAAAATTAAAGAAGAGCCCCGGCAGCTATTGTCCAAAGTTGGCGGACTCGAACTGATCCCGATGAAGGATCAGGAAACATGTTGCGGATTCGGAGGAACATTTGCGGTCAAGTTTGAAGGAATTTCTTCCGCTATGGCAGAGCAGAAAGTACAACATGCACTGGATGTAGAGGCAGACTATATTATTTCTACCGATGCCTCATGTCTGCTTCATCTGCAGGCATACATTGATAAACATCAACTTCCTGTACGAACAATTCACCTTGTGGATGTCCTGACATCCGGATGGGCAAATATTTAA